The Prevotella melaninogenica ATCC 25845 genome includes a window with the following:
- a CDS encoding glutathione peroxidase yields MRTVYEFSVKDRKGKAFSLKEFSNEVLLIVNTATKCGFTPTYEELEALYEKYHAQGFEVLDFPCNQFGQQAPGTDESIHEFCKLTYGTKFPRFKKVKVNGEDADPLFKFLKEQKGFAGWDESHKLYPILDKMLSEADPNYKENPDIKWNFTKFLINKKGQVVARFEPTESIENIAKQIEELL; encoded by the coding sequence ATGAGAACAGTTTATGAATTCTCTGTCAAAGACAGAAAAGGTAAGGCATTTTCACTGAAAGAGTTTTCTAATGAGGTGCTACTGATTGTAAACACAGCTACAAAATGTGGTTTCACACCAACTTACGAGGAGTTGGAGGCACTCTATGAGAAGTACCATGCACAAGGATTTGAAGTACTTGATTTCCCTTGCAACCAGTTTGGACAGCAGGCACCAGGTACAGACGAAAGCATCCATGAGTTCTGCAAACTTACATACGGCACAAAATTCCCACGCTTCAAGAAGGTAAAGGTGAACGGTGAAGACGCTGACCCACTCTTCAAGTTCCTCAAGGAGCAGAAGGGCTTTGCTGGTTGGGATGAGTCACATAAGCTCTACCCTATCCTCGACAAGATGCTTTCTGAGGCTGATCCTAACTATAAGGAGAATCCAGATATTAAGTGGAACTTCACCAAGTTCCTTATTAATAAGAAGGGACAGGTCGTTGCTCGCTTTGAACCAACAGAGAGCATTGAGAATATCGCAAAGCAGATTGAAGAATTACTGTAG
- a CDS encoding sodium:solute symporter codes for MIIIATILAYFCILLLISRITGHKADNDAFFCANRQSPWYLVAFGMIGASISGVTFVSVPGMVLLSDMTYMQTCLGFVLGYFAVAYLLLPVYYRLKLTTIYSYLQTRLGNYSYKTGASFFLLSKMTGAAVRFYVVCMILQRFVLDAYGIPFPITVVALVALIWLYTRRGGIRTLVLTDTFQTLCMLLALILIIYKVVETLGMSLPEAAQAIAKDSHSRIFVFDDWVSKQNFWKQFLSGIFIVIVMTGLDQDMMQKNLTCKTLREAQKEMCTYGFAFVPANLLFLSLGVLLMMYFNSIGQALPDEPDNLMLQAVAGGQLGTLVVILFTIGIVAACFSSADSALTALTTTYCVDICGRPKDEKLRKQAHIGVSIVFILFILIFRYVNSTSLIDAIYTIASYTYGPLLGLFAFGLCTKRVVNDRLTPYIAVASPLLCFALDTIVSRTTGYKFGYELLMLNGLITFLACFFLPARKQGLDCEMK; via the coding sequence ATGATAATAATCGCTACTATTCTTGCATATTTTTGCATCTTATTGTTAATAAGTAGAATAACGGGACATAAAGCTGACAACGATGCTTTCTTTTGTGCAAACCGTCAGTCACCTTGGTATCTTGTTGCCTTCGGAATGATTGGTGCCAGTATTTCTGGCGTTACCTTCGTTAGTGTTCCGGGAATGGTACTATTGAGCGATATGACCTATATGCAGACATGTTTAGGTTTTGTGCTGGGTTATTTTGCTGTTGCATATCTGTTACTTCCTGTTTATTACCGCCTAAAGTTGACAACTATCTACTCTTATCTACAAACACGTTTAGGCAATTATAGCTATAAGACTGGTGCTTCATTTTTCCTATTGTCTAAGATGACAGGTGCGGCAGTGCGCTTCTATGTTGTTTGTATGATACTTCAACGTTTCGTCTTAGATGCCTACGGCATACCTTTCCCTATTACCGTTGTGGCTCTTGTGGCACTCATTTGGCTCTACACGCGTAGGGGAGGAATACGTACACTGGTCTTGACAGACACCTTTCAGACTCTTTGTATGCTGCTTGCCCTCATTCTTATTATATATAAGGTGGTCGAAACATTAGGCATGTCGCTTCCGGAAGCAGCTCAAGCGATAGCCAAGGACAGTCATTCTCGTATATTTGTATTCGATGACTGGGTATCAAAACAGAACTTTTGGAAACAGTTTCTTAGCGGTATCTTTATTGTTATTGTTATGACAGGACTGGACCAAGATATGATGCAAAAGAATCTTACTTGTAAGACTCTGCGTGAAGCACAGAAGGAAATGTGTACCTATGGTTTTGCCTTTGTACCTGCCAATTTACTCTTTTTGTCCTTGGGTGTACTGTTAATGATGTATTTCAATAGTATCGGGCAAGCCTTGCCTGACGAGCCAGATAATCTTATGTTGCAGGCTGTTGCAGGTGGACAATTAGGTACATTGGTTGTTATTCTCTTTACAATCGGTATTGTAGCAGCGTGCTTCTCCAGTGCAGACTCTGCCTTAACCGCCTTAACAACAACTTATTGTGTAGACATCTGTGGTCGTCCAAAGGATGAAAAGTTACGCAAACAGGCACATATAGGCGTGTCTATTGTGTTTATTTTGTTTATCCTTATCTTCCGTTATGTCAACTCAACAAGTTTGATAGATGCAATTTACACGATAGCTTCTTATACATATGGTCCACTCTTAGGTCTTTTTGCGTTTGGTTTATGCACTAAACGTGTGGTGAATGATCGGTTGACTCCATATATAGCAGTAGCCAGTCCGCTTCTTTGTTTTGCTTTAGACACAATCGTTTCGAGAACTACTGGTTACAAGTTTGGCTATGAATTGTTAATGCTGAATGGATTGATAACATTCTTAGCATGCTTCTTTCTTCCTGCAAGAAAGCAGGGGTTGGATTGCGAAATGAAGTAA
- a CDS encoding TrpB-like pyridoxal phosphate-dependent enzyme: MAQQKRFILDEKDIPTQWYNIQADMPTKPLPPLHPATRKPMTAEDLSEIFSQECAKQELDCEHAWIDIPEEVLEMYKYYRSTPLVRAYALEKALDTPAHIYFKNESVNPLGSHKVNSAIPQCYYCKKEGVTNVTTETGAGQWGAALSYAAKVYGLEAAVYQVKISMQQKPYRSLIMKTFGAMVEGSPSMSTRAGKDIVTRDPTHPGSLGAAISEAIELAKTTPNCKYTLGSVLNHVALHQTIIGLEAEKQMEMAGEYPDKVIACFGGGSNFGGIAFPFMRHNILEGKNTEFIAAEPNSCPKLTRGRFEYDFGDEAGYTPLLPMFTLGHDFKPANIHAGGLRYHGAGVIVSQLLKDGYMCGMDIPQLESFEAGILFSRTEGIIPAPESCHAIAAAIREAKKAKETGKEDVILFCLSGHGLIDMTAYDTYINGDLRNYTLSDDEIEKNLGIVPKV; encoded by the coding sequence ATGGCACAACAGAAAAGATTTATACTTGACGAGAAAGATATCCCTACACAGTGGTATAATATTCAGGCAGACATGCCCACTAAGCCCCTTCCTCCACTTCATCCAGCTACACGTAAGCCAATGACAGCAGAGGATCTTTCGGAGATTTTCAGTCAAGAATGTGCAAAACAAGAGCTTGATTGTGAGCATGCTTGGATTGATATTCCCGAAGAAGTGTTGGAGATGTATAAGTATTATCGCTCCACACCTCTTGTCCGTGCGTATGCTTTGGAGAAAGCATTAGACACACCAGCACATATCTATTTCAAGAATGAAAGTGTAAATCCACTTGGCTCACATAAGGTTAATTCTGCCATCCCTCAGTGTTACTATTGCAAGAAGGAAGGTGTAACGAATGTCACGACAGAGACTGGTGCGGGTCAATGGGGCGCTGCACTATCCTACGCTGCAAAGGTATATGGTCTTGAAGCAGCGGTTTATCAGGTAAAGATTTCTATGCAACAGAAACCTTATCGCTCGCTGATTATGAAGACTTTCGGAGCTATGGTTGAAGGTTCACCTTCAATGTCTACACGTGCAGGAAAGGACATCGTTACACGAGACCCAACACATCCTGGTTCGTTGGGAGCAGCAATCTCAGAGGCTATAGAACTGGCAAAAACTACACCTAACTGTAAGTACACTTTAGGTTCAGTACTCAATCACGTTGCATTGCACCAAACCATTATTGGTTTGGAGGCTGAGAAGCAAATGGAAATGGCTGGGGAATATCCTGATAAGGTCATTGCTTGCTTTGGTGGTGGTAGTAATTTTGGTGGTATTGCATTCCCATTTATGCGCCACAATATCCTTGAAGGAAAGAATACAGAGTTTATCGCAGCAGAGCCAAATAGCTGTCCAAAACTGACACGTGGCAGGTTTGAATACGACTTCGGTGACGAAGCGGGTTACACTCCTTTGCTACCAATGTTCACACTTGGCCATGATTTCAAACCAGCCAATATCCATGCAGGTGGTTTACGCTATCATGGTGCTGGTGTCATCGTCAGTCAATTGCTCAAAGACGGATACATGTGTGGAATGGACATACCACAGTTAGAAAGCTTTGAGGCAGGTATCCTCTTCTCTCGCACAGAAGGAATTATCCCCGCACCAGAGAGCTGTCATGCCATTGCAGCTGCCATTCGAGAAGCAAAGAAGGCAAAGGAAACAGGAAAAGAAGATGTTATTCTCTTCTGTCTTTCTGGTCATGGACTCATTGATATGACGGCTTATGACACCTATATCAATGGTGATTTAAGAAACTATACACTCTCTGATGACGAGATAGAGAAGAACCTTGGGATTGTTCCGAAGGTATAG
- the coaW gene encoding type II pantothenate kinase, producing the protein MKISIGIDVGISTTKIVGIREGKVIKPLRIKATDPVTSLYGAFGKYLYDNRIELSEVERVMLTGVGAHYIDKPVYGLPTAKADEFLADGLGAQFESKLQRMIVVSMGTGTSLVLCDGNEVRHIGGIGIGGGTLSGLSRLLLQTDNINEIIALANKGDISRINLQIKDISTSPLPGLPMDATASLFANAQANASREDIALGLIGLVLQSIGSATILSSLNSDIRDFVLIGNLSLLPQCELLFPVMEKIYDVRFIIPKNSEYCTAIGAALQADNIETV; encoded by the coding sequence ATGAAGATTTCCATCGGTATAGATGTGGGTATTTCAACAACCAAGATTGTTGGAATCAGAGAGGGGAAGGTTATTAAACCTTTGCGTATCAAGGCTACTGATCCAGTGACGTCCTTGTATGGAGCTTTTGGAAAATATCTATATGACAATAGGATAGAGCTATCTGAGGTTGAGCGTGTTATGCTTACGGGCGTAGGCGCTCACTATATTGATAAGCCTGTTTATGGACTTCCAACGGCTAAGGCAGATGAGTTTTTGGCTGATGGCTTAGGTGCTCAGTTTGAGTCGAAGTTGCAACGTATGATTGTTGTTTCTATGGGTACGGGTACCTCACTTGTACTTTGTGATGGCAATGAGGTACGTCATATTGGTGGTATCGGTATTGGTGGAGGTACATTGAGTGGTCTTTCACGTTTGTTGTTACAGACTGATAATATTAACGAAATCATAGCTTTAGCCAATAAGGGAGATATTTCTCGTATCAATCTTCAGATTAAAGACATCTCAACCAGTCCACTTCCAGGCTTGCCAATGGATGCTACTGCATCTCTCTTTGCTAATGCGCAGGCTAATGCCAGTCGTGAAGATATAGCCTTAGGGTTGATAGGTTTGGTGTTACAGTCTATTGGTTCAGCAACAATCTTAAGCTCTTTGAATAGCGATATCCGTGACTTTGTACTCATAGGTAATCTTAGTTTGTTGCCACAATGCGAACTTCTTTTTCCTGTTATGGAGAAGATATATGATGTTCGCTTTATTATTCCGAAGAATTCTGAGTATTGTACGGCAATCGGAGCTGCCTTACAAGCAGATAACATCGAGACTGTTTAA
- a CDS encoding HU family DNA-binding protein: MKNKNKMTKADIINEIATSTGIAKKDVSAVVESFMETIKDSLLEKKENVYLRGFGSFIVKHRAEKTARNISKNTTITIPAHDFPSFKPAKTFIEDMKK, translated from the coding sequence ATAAAGAACAAAAACAAAATGACGAAAGCAGATATCATCAATGAGATTGCAACGTCTACTGGCATCGCCAAGAAGGACGTTTCAGCTGTGGTTGAGTCTTTTATGGAAACCATCAAAGACAGTTTGTTGGAGAAGAAAGAAAATGTATACCTTCGTGGTTTCGGTAGCTTCATCGTTAAGCACCGTGCGGAAAAGACAGCTCGTAACATCTCAAAGAACACGACTATCACTATCCCAGCACACGATTTCCCAAGCTTCAAGCCAGCAAAGACCTTCATCGAGGATATGAAGAAATAA
- a CDS encoding ribonuclease E/G, whose protein sequence is MTSEVIIDAQPKEISIALLEDKRLVEYQREPREASFSVGNIYVAKVKKLMPGLNACFVDVGYERDAFLHYLDLGSQFNSYAKYLKQVQSDRKKLYPIQKATRLPDLQKDGTVQNTLQVGQEVMVQIVKEPISTKGPRLTGEISFAGRFLVLIPFGHKVSVSSKIKSGEERARLKQLIQSITPKNFGVIVRTVAEGKRVAELDAEMKVLLSRWNEAITRLQKTQERPQLVFEETGRAVAMLRDLFNPTYENIYVNDDEICTAVRHYVSLIAPEKAGIVKKYTGKVPIFDNFDVTKQIKSSFGKTINYGHGCYLIIEHTEAMHVVDVNSGNRTKEKAQEQNALDTNLGAADELARQLRLRDMGGIIVVDFIDMNLAEDRQMLYERMCKNMQKDRARHNILPLSKFGLMQITRQRVRPVMDVDVDENCPTCFGSGKIRSSILFTDQLERKIDRLVNKVGVKKFYLHVHPYVAAYINKGLISLKRKWQMKYGWGVNIIPSQKLAYLQYEFYDANQQFIDMKEQNDKS, encoded by the coding sequence ATGACAAGCGAAGTAATTATTGATGCCCAACCGAAAGAGATTTCGATAGCGCTACTCGAAGACAAGCGTCTGGTTGAATACCAGCGTGAGCCAAGAGAGGCGAGCTTCTCGGTTGGAAACATCTACGTGGCAAAGGTCAAGAAACTGATGCCAGGGCTGAATGCCTGCTTTGTAGATGTAGGTTATGAGCGTGACGCCTTTCTTCATTATCTTGACTTAGGGAGTCAATTCAACTCCTATGCAAAGTATCTGAAACAGGTTCAGAGCGACCGCAAGAAACTTTATCCCATTCAAAAAGCCACTCGCCTACCCGACTTGCAAAAGGACGGAACAGTTCAAAACACACTGCAGGTAGGACAAGAGGTGATGGTACAGATTGTTAAAGAACCCATTTCCACCAAAGGACCTCGCCTTACAGGCGAAATATCATTCGCTGGCAGATTCCTGGTGCTTATACCATTCGGGCATAAAGTTAGCGTATCTTCTAAAATCAAAAGCGGTGAAGAACGTGCACGCCTCAAGCAGCTCATACAGAGTATTACCCCAAAGAACTTCGGTGTAATTGTCCGTACAGTAGCTGAAGGAAAGCGCGTAGCCGAGCTTGACGCTGAGATGAAAGTCTTACTGAGCCGTTGGAATGAAGCAATCACAAGACTGCAGAAAACGCAGGAACGCCCTCAACTTGTTTTTGAGGAGACTGGACGTGCTGTTGCAATGCTGCGTGATCTCTTCAATCCAACCTACGAAAACATCTACGTCAACGATGACGAGATTTGCACTGCCGTTCGACACTACGTCTCTCTAATAGCCCCTGAAAAGGCGGGCATAGTGAAGAAGTACACTGGTAAGGTGCCAATCTTTGACAACTTTGACGTTACGAAGCAAATTAAATCAAGCTTCGGTAAGACCATTAATTATGGTCATGGCTGCTACCTCATCATCGAACACACAGAGGCAATGCACGTTGTGGATGTGAATAGTGGAAACAGAACGAAAGAAAAAGCACAGGAACAGAATGCGCTTGACACCAACCTTGGTGCTGCCGATGAGTTAGCTCGCCAGCTTCGACTGCGTGATATGGGTGGAATCATTGTCGTTGACTTCATCGACATGAATCTTGCAGAAGACCGCCAGATGCTGTATGAGCGTATGTGTAAGAACATGCAGAAGGACCGTGCACGTCACAATATCCTTCCTTTGAGCAAGTTCGGACTGATGCAGATTACTCGTCAGCGTGTACGCCCAGTAATGGATGTAGATGTAGATGAGAACTGCCCTACTTGTTTCGGTAGTGGTAAGATTCGTTCAAGCATTCTCTTTACCGATCAGTTGGAGCGTAAGATAGACCGATTGGTTAATAAGGTTGGAGTAAAGAAATTCTATTTGCACGTTCATCCTTACGTTGCAGCTTACATTAACAAGGGTCTTATTTCCTTGAAACGTAAGTGGCAAATGAAGTATGGTTGGGGTGTAAATATCATTCCTTCACAGAAACTTGCCTATTTGCAGTATGAGTTTTATGATGCAAATCAGCAGTTCATTGATATGAAGGAACAGAATGATAAATCCTAA
- the fabD gene encoding ACP S-malonyltransferase: MKAFVFPGQGSQFVGMGKDLYDNNPLAKELFDKADEILGFKITEIMFAGTDEQLKETKVTQPAVFLHSVISALCLGDEFKPDMVAGHSLGEFSALVAAGALSFEDGLKLVAARANAMQKACEQNPGTMAAIIGLADEKVEEICASVSKEGKVCVAANFNCPGQLVISGSIEGINEACELMKAAGAKRALPLKVGGAFHSPLMQPAKDELQAAIEATTFNAPKCPVYQNVDALPHTDPAEIQKNLIAQLTSSVRWTKSAQNMIADGATEFVECGPGAALQGMLGRIDKTVNAHGV, from the coding sequence ATGAAAGCATTTGTATTCCCTGGACAGGGATCTCAGTTTGTTGGTATGGGTAAGGACCTCTATGACAACAACCCATTAGCAAAGGAACTTTTCGATAAGGCTGACGAGATTCTTGGCTTCAAGATAACCGAGATTATGTTTGCTGGTACAGACGAGCAGTTGAAGGAAACTAAGGTTACTCAGCCTGCAGTATTCCTCCATAGCGTTATTTCAGCTCTTTGCTTAGGCGATGAGTTCAAGCCAGATATGGTAGCAGGTCACTCTTTGGGTGAGTTCTCAGCACTCGTTGCTGCTGGTGCATTGAGCTTTGAAGATGGTTTGAAACTCGTTGCAGCTCGTGCTAATGCTATGCAGAAGGCTTGTGAGCAGAATCCGGGTACTATGGCAGCAATCATCGGTTTGGCTGATGAGAAGGTTGAGGAAATCTGTGCATCTGTTTCAAAAGAAGGTAAGGTATGTGTTGCAGCTAACTTCAACTGCCCTGGTCAGTTGGTAATCTCTGGTTCAATAGAGGGTATCAATGAGGCTTGCGAGTTGATGAAGGCGGCTGGTGCTAAGCGTGCATTGCCTTTGAAGGTGGGTGGTGCTTTCCACTCTCCATTGATGCAGCCAGCTAAGGACGAGTTGCAGGCTGCTATTGAGGCAACTACCTTCAATGCACCAAAGTGCCCTGTTTATCAGAATGTGGACGCATTGCCACACACTGATCCAGCTGAGATTCAGAAGAATCTCATTGCTCAGCTTACATCAAGCGTACGTTGGACAAAGAGCGCACAGAATATGATTGCCGATGGTGCTACAGAGTTCGTTGAGTGCGGACCTGGTGCTGCTTTGCAGGGTATGCTCGGTCGTATCGACAAGACTGTTAATGCACACGGTGTATAA
- the crcB gene encoding fluoride efflux transporter CrcB encodes MIKDVLLVGIGSFVGGSLRMVISKYIQLAVAGSFPLGTMVVNVLGCFLIGIFSSLSNDHGGVSPAVRLMLTTGFCGGFTTFSTFMNEHATLLKGGDGFIISSLYIIASLALGFIALLAGRQLVMSFQ; translated from the coding sequence ATGATAAAGGATGTTCTTTTAGTAGGTATTGGAAGTTTTGTTGGCGGCAGTCTTCGAATGGTTATCTCGAAGTATATACAACTTGCAGTAGCAGGTTCATTCCCTTTGGGAACAATGGTCGTCAACGTGCTTGGCTGTTTCCTTATAGGTATCTTCTCTTCATTATCTAATGATCATGGCGGAGTCAGTCCTGCTGTTCGCCTTATGCTCACTACTGGTTTCTGTGGAGGTTTTACAACCTTCTCTACTTTCATGAATGAGCATGCAACGTTATTAAAGGGAGGGGATGGTTTTATTATTTCTTCCCTTTATATCATTGCCTCCCTTGCATTAGGCTTTATTGCTTTATTAGCTGGTCGCCAACTTGTTATGTCTTTTCAATAA
- a CDS encoding DUF5686 family protein produces MIRLRVIVALLFVFVSFSAHAYTFKSLYFNSKPYVMHIDSLLVGKDSSFVGKDSLLTAADSMGIATDSLLQMMDSLAKIAAKPAVIDSTLLQCYVVDWQTGDSIPYANAVYRNLKLGASSDANGHFSIARKVGEQLTITAVGYKSRNIKITAHTSRELKVTLIADSKQLQGIVVKAKRRHKYSRKDNPAVELMRRVIAAKKQTHLENHDYYQYDKYQKVTIAINNLTPDELEGSMFKKAPWLLDQVETCPYNNKLILPISVDETLTQHLYRKNPRDEKDIVLGQSTKGISKLIQTGEALNTIVKDLFKDINLYDDQIDLLQKRFPSPIGSTAISFYHFYIDDTVYVNQEQCIRLQFMPANQQDFGFRGELYVLNDSSLHVKKCDMQLPANTGVNFVDAMKFQQEFTKLSNGEWALTTDNMIAELKLTDLLQRAIVIRTTGMTNYAFAPIDDKQFKGKAKTIYDTYAKMRDNDFWAAHRTTQLTKSEAGMDSFIKRMASTKHFKWVMFASKALIENFIETGSEDKPSKFDIGPVNTFISKNFVDGIRLRASARTTAKFNPHWFFEGYYAYGTRSHRNYYDAKVTYSFNKPEYQPIEFPIRTISFESTSDVESPSDKYLKHNKDNIFMTFRPVKVEQMYFVNRQKINFKWETDYGLATNFEIRTESNRPTGKLVYEKMDGTLVDKIRVSEVLLGLNYRPGQTYVNSKQKRMTVNLDAPEFNVTHTMGIKHFLGSDFNTNLTEVSIYKRFWLGSWGHIDTRVQGGAQWNKVPFQFLITPPVNTSYFEHQGTFNLMKGLEFLNDRYAQFNLAWDLEGKIFNRIPLIKKLKWREYIAFKGMWGHLTDKNNPYLPQNANDTELYKFPVDTRVMTRDPYMEFVVGVHNIFKFLEVDYVRRLTYTHAPGISKNGIRFGFNLVF; encoded by the coding sequence ATGATAAGGTTGAGAGTGATAGTTGCTCTCCTCTTTGTGTTTGTATCATTTTCAGCACATGCATATACATTTAAGTCTTTGTACTTTAATTCAAAGCCTTATGTTATGCACATTGATTCATTGTTGGTGGGTAAAGACTCTTCGTTTGTAGGTAAAGATTCCTTGTTGACAGCAGCTGATTCGATGGGAATAGCAACTGATTCGTTGCTGCAAATGATGGATTCATTAGCTAAGATAGCCGCTAAACCAGCTGTGATAGATAGTACGCTACTTCAATGTTATGTGGTTGATTGGCAAACAGGAGATAGTATTCCTTATGCGAATGCAGTCTATCGGAATTTAAAGTTAGGTGCTTCGAGTGATGCGAATGGTCATTTCTCTATTGCAAGAAAAGTAGGAGAACAACTTACAATCACTGCTGTTGGCTATAAATCACGTAATATTAAGATTACTGCACATACTTCAAGAGAATTGAAAGTGACGCTTATCGCAGACTCTAAGCAGTTGCAGGGTATTGTTGTGAAGGCTAAACGTCGTCATAAATATTCGCGTAAGGATAACCCAGCAGTAGAGTTGATGAGGCGAGTTATTGCTGCGAAGAAGCAAACTCACTTGGAAAACCATGATTATTATCAGTATGATAAGTATCAGAAGGTGACTATTGCTATTAATAACCTTACACCTGATGAACTTGAAGGCTCTATGTTTAAGAAAGCTCCTTGGCTTCTTGACCAAGTAGAAACTTGTCCTTATAATAACAAACTCATTCTTCCAATCTCTGTAGATGAAACGCTTACGCAGCATCTTTACCGTAAGAACCCACGCGATGAAAAGGATATCGTGTTAGGACAGTCTACTAAAGGTATTTCAAAACTTATACAAACAGGTGAGGCTTTGAATACGATTGTGAAGGATCTCTTTAAGGATATCAATCTTTATGATGACCAAATAGACCTTCTTCAGAAGCGTTTCCCTTCTCCAATAGGCTCTACAGCGATTTCGTTCTATCATTTTTATATCGACGATACGGTCTATGTCAATCAGGAACAGTGTATTCGTTTGCAGTTTATGCCAGCCAACCAGCAGGACTTTGGATTCCGTGGAGAGTTGTATGTGTTGAATGATAGTTCGCTTCATGTGAAGAAGTGTGATATGCAGTTGCCTGCTAATACAGGTGTTAACTTTGTTGATGCAATGAAGTTTCAGCAGGAATTCACGAAGTTAAGTAATGGAGAGTGGGCTTTAACGACTGATAATATGATTGCCGAGTTGAAGCTGACAGACCTCTTGCAACGTGCTATTGTCATTCGCACGACTGGTATGACAAACTATGCTTTTGCCCCTATTGATGATAAACAATTTAAGGGTAAGGCAAAGACAATATACGATACCTATGCTAAGATGCGCGATAATGATTTCTGGGCAGCACATAGAACAACGCAACTGACGAAGAGTGAGGCTGGAATGGACTCATTTATCAAGCGTATGGCAAGCACAAAGCATTTCAAATGGGTGATGTTTGCGTCTAAGGCTTTGATAGAGAACTTCATTGAAACAGGTTCAGAAGACAAGCCAAGTAAGTTTGATATTGGTCCTGTCAATACTTTTATCTCAAAGAACTTTGTTGATGGCATTCGTTTACGTGCCTCTGCCCGTACTACAGCTAAGTTTAATCCTCATTGGTTCTTTGAGGGTTACTATGCTTATGGTACACGGTCGCATCGTAATTATTATGATGCAAAGGTAACATACTCGTTTAATAAGCCCGAGTATCAGCCTATTGAGTTCCCTATCCGTACCATATCTTTCGAATCAACAAGTGATGTTGAGTCTCCATCAGACAAGTACTTGAAGCATAATAAGGATAATATCTTCATGACATTCCGACCAGTAAAGGTTGAGCAGATGTATTTTGTAAATCGTCAGAAGATTAACTTTAAATGGGAGACGGACTATGGTTTGGCTACAAACTTTGAGATTCGTACAGAGAGTAACAGACCTACAGGAAAGCTTGTATATGAGAAGATGGATGGTACGCTGGTTGACAAAATACGTGTGAGTGAGGTTCTTCTTGGACTTAATTACCGTCCTGGACAGACTTATGTCAACTCTAAGCAAAAGCGTATGACTGTAAATCTCGATGCGCCAGAGTTCAACGTTACGCATACAATGGGTATTAAGCATTTCTTGGGTAGTGACTTTAATACTAATCTTACGGAGGTTTCTATCTATAAACGTTTCTGGTTAGGAAGCTGGGGCCACATTGATACGCGTGTACAAGGTGGTGCACAATGGAATAAGGTACCATTCCAATTCCTTATCACCCCTCCTGTGAATACTTCTTATTTTGAGCATCAAGGAACATTCAACCTTATGAAAGGACTTGAATTTCTTAACGACCGATATGCACAGTTTAATCTTGCATGGGACTTAGAAGGTAAGATTTTCAACCGTATTCCACTCATTAAGAAGTTGAAGTGGCGTGAGTATATTGCCTTTAAAGGAATGTGGGGACATTTGACAGATAAGAACAACCCATATTTACCACAGAATGCTAATGATACGGAATTGTATAAGTTCCCTGTCGATACACGTGTTATGACACGCGACCCTTACATGGAGTTTGTTGTTGGAGTACATAATATCTTCAAGTTTTTGGAGGTAGATTATGTTCGTCGACTAACTTATACACATGCTCCGGGTATCTCAAAGAATGGTATTCGATTTGGTTTTAATCTGGTTTTCTAA